A single Streptomyces sannanensis DNA region contains:
- a CDS encoding cytochrome P450 gives MADDHAASPFPFPFTDPPELYSQLARLRQEEPVSRVVLPSGHHAWLVTRHQDVRQVLSDQRFSSAGTDMPGLPSLTSVPSKPPDVVHMRHSDPPDHARLRKLVALAFSAHQVERLRPLVQQVVDRLLDEMAKAGAPADLVSAVTAPLPHLVMCAAMGLPEEDVDPILALIATATGAGPADEIVEAQRQMRDYIARAMDERRASPGDDLLSALVEARDEQGALSEPELIGLGIAIVFIGHTTQTSLVTAAVENLLRHPGQWARLRRHPESVPVAAEEMLRWHLVQKDGHLRIATEDITLSGVTMRAGDPVVVSVNAANRDPAVFADPDRLDLGRPENPHLAFGAGIHRCLARHLVRTEFQVALSSLLSRFPELRLAAAEPDVVWKDAPRLHGMAALPVAW, from the coding sequence ATGGCAGACGACCACGCCGCGAGCCCCTTCCCGTTCCCCTTCACCGACCCGCCCGAGCTGTACTCCCAGCTCGCCCGGCTGCGGCAGGAGGAGCCGGTCTCCCGCGTCGTGCTGCCCAGCGGACACCACGCCTGGCTGGTGACGAGGCACCAGGACGTCCGGCAGGTCCTCAGCGACCAGCGGTTCAGTTCGGCCGGCACGGACATGCCCGGCCTGCCGAGCCTGACCTCCGTACCGTCGAAGCCGCCGGACGTCGTCCATATGAGGCACAGCGATCCGCCCGACCACGCCCGGCTGCGCAAGCTCGTGGCCCTGGCCTTCAGCGCGCACCAGGTCGAGCGGCTGAGGCCGCTCGTCCAGCAGGTGGTGGACCGGCTGCTGGACGAGATGGCCAAGGCGGGCGCCCCCGCCGACCTGGTGTCCGCTGTCACCGCGCCGCTGCCGCACCTGGTGATGTGCGCCGCGATGGGGCTGCCGGAGGAGGACGTCGACCCCATCCTGGCGCTGATCGCCACGGCCACCGGCGCAGGGCCTGCTGACGAGATCGTCGAGGCTCAGCGGCAGATGCGGGACTACATCGCCCGGGCGATGGACGAGCGCCGGGCTTCGCCGGGCGACGACCTGCTCAGTGCCCTGGTCGAAGCCCGCGACGAGCAGGGCGCACTGAGCGAGCCGGAGCTGATCGGGCTCGGCATCGCCATCGTCTTCATCGGCCACACCACACAGACCTCCCTGGTCACCGCCGCCGTGGAGAACCTGCTGCGCCACCCCGGCCAGTGGGCACGGCTTCGGCGTCACCCGGAATCGGTGCCCGTGGCGGCGGAGGAGATGCTGCGCTGGCATCTGGTGCAGAAGGACGGTCACCTGCGCATCGCCACGGAGGACATCACCCTGTCCGGGGTGACCATGCGCGCCGGTGATCCCGTGGTGGTCTCGGTCAACGCCGCCAACCGGGACCCCGCCGTCTTCGCCGATCCCGACCGTCTCGATCTGGGGCGCCCCGAGAACCCCCACCTCGCCTTCGGGGCCGGGATCCACCGCTGCCTGGCGCGTCACCTGGTCAGGACCGAGTTCCAGGTCGCTCTCTCCTCCCTGCTCTCCCGCTTTCCGGAGCTACGGCTCGCCGCGGCCGAGCCGGACGTCGTCTGGAAGGACGCACCACGCCTGCACGGAATGGCTGCGCTGCCCGTCGCCTGGTGA
- a CDS encoding acyl-CoA dehydrogenase family protein, whose product MITNLASGRTVAGEPTALQKTDVLAHDVFAGRADGYDRSAAFPTEDFDDLFAAGLLGAAVPRPYGGLGFGPQQRNTLPLWEMTTRLAEADLSLARCWEGHANSLVLIDALGNEQQQRRWFEGVVERGEIWVAWSGEPQAPKPGEVRTFGTTVAAAEGGWILNGTKAFATSATGARWAILLVDPAGPGGARHSASGAADGLLMLACDLTDPSLSVDTSWWDPVGMRGTASHVVRFDDTFIPHDQLIGEPGSYLAGHWQSAFVPHYAASFLGAAEAAYRYALGYLEHQGKTGDPHVQQRVGSMAVNVDTARLWLRHVAALWDEGRIGEARIAGSRARHVIEHLAEETLHHCIRACGARSLVRPAPVERILRDLTFYQRHDNDDHILASVGRAALGLAHDPSFHKP is encoded by the coding sequence ATGATCACCAACCTCGCGTCCGGCCGTACCGTCGCCGGCGAACCGACAGCCCTTCAGAAGACCGACGTCCTGGCCCACGATGTCTTCGCCGGCCGGGCCGACGGCTATGACCGCTCGGCCGCCTTCCCCACCGAGGACTTCGACGACCTGTTCGCCGCAGGTCTGCTGGGCGCGGCGGTGCCCCGGCCGTACGGCGGCCTCGGCTTCGGCCCGCAGCAGCGCAACACACTGCCGCTGTGGGAGATGACCACACGCCTGGCCGAGGCCGATCTGTCGCTGGCCCGCTGCTGGGAAGGCCACGCCAACTCACTGGTGCTGATCGACGCCCTCGGCAACGAGCAGCAGCAGCGGCGCTGGTTCGAAGGCGTCGTCGAGCGCGGGGAGATCTGGGTGGCCTGGAGCGGCGAGCCCCAGGCCCCCAAGCCCGGCGAGGTCCGCACGTTCGGCACCACGGTGGCAGCGGCCGAAGGCGGCTGGATCCTCAACGGCACCAAGGCCTTCGCCACCAGCGCCACCGGGGCCCGCTGGGCGATCCTGCTCGTCGACCCGGCCGGCCCCGGCGGCGCCCGGCACTCCGCCTCGGGGGCCGCCGACGGGCTGCTCATGCTGGCCTGTGATCTGACGGATCCCAGCCTGAGCGTGGACACCTCCTGGTGGGATCCGGTCGGGATGCGCGGCACCGCAAGCCATGTCGTGCGCTTCGACGACACCTTCATCCCCCACGACCAGCTCATCGGCGAGCCCGGCAGCTATCTCGCCGGTCACTGGCAGAGTGCCTTCGTCCCGCACTACGCCGCCAGCTTCCTGGGGGCTGCCGAGGCCGCCTACCGGTACGCCCTCGGGTATCTGGAGCACCAGGGCAAGACCGGTGACCCGCATGTCCAGCAGCGGGTCGGGAGCATGGCGGTCAACGTCGACACCGCCCGGCTGTGGCTGCGTCATGTGGCCGCCCTGTGGGACGAGGGACGGATCGGCGAGGCCCGGATCGCCGGCAGCCGGGCCCGGCATGTGATCGAGCATCTGGCCGAGGAGACCCTGCACCACTGCATCCGCGCCTGCGGCGCCCGCAGCCTGGTCCGGCCCGCACCGGTGGAACGCATCCTGCGCGACCTGACCTTCTACCAGCGGCACGACAACGACGACCACATCCTGGCCTCCGTGGGCCGGGCGGCGCTGGGCCTCGCACACGACCCGTCGTTCCACAAGCCCTGA
- a CDS encoding type I 3-dehydroquinate dehydratase gives MRPGGRRAELVAVLSSPDDLGSDRLSGIDPIADGLEVRADLLGDPDPHRLRRHFTGSLTYCLRTRRHGGRQHVRTAERSVRLVRAAGSYDLVDLEWPHDLTPDVLAGVPPEQRRISWHGPETDPDGLRRVFGSMAQVPAALYLLEPAPGRAAGVSAPLMLSALGRSDVTAFGSGPAGIWTRVLAPWLGAPVMFGRVGESGPAGMPSLRQLVMDYGLPALPELDCLYGIAGVSPGRSLSPRLHNTALRKLGLRALYLPFPTDSVPRLLRTTQALGVRAGLPLRGLTVIAPHKEDALALADEASPAAHEAGAANVLYTADGRWRADTTDIAGVLGALAAAGLDPAGRSAAVVGCGGAGRAVALALRQAGARVTLVNRSPDRGLRAARMTGLSFVPLSRFSVRGHSLLVHATPLADHPPFPVAAADPGTAVLELVYGEKPTELMAAARARGLPAIDGREVLLIEVHEQFRLLTGYEMPAGTARTLIRAASGHDSTLCPAEPI, from the coding sequence ATGAGACCAGGCGGGCGGCGGGCGGAGCTGGTGGCCGTCCTGTCCTCTCCGGACGACCTCGGCAGTGACCGGCTGAGCGGTATCGATCCGATCGCCGACGGCCTGGAGGTCCGCGCCGACCTGCTCGGTGATCCGGACCCGCACCGGCTGCGGAGGCACTTCACCGGGTCGTTGACCTACTGCCTGCGCACCCGTCGGCACGGCGGCCGTCAGCACGTCCGGACGGCGGAGCGGTCCGTCAGGCTGGTACGCGCCGCCGGGAGTTACGACCTGGTCGACCTCGAGTGGCCCCATGACCTGACGCCGGACGTACTGGCCGGCGTCCCGCCGGAGCAGCGGCGCATCTCGTGGCACGGCCCGGAGACCGATCCCGACGGGCTGCGCCGGGTCTTCGGCTCGATGGCGCAGGTTCCGGCGGCGCTGTATCTGCTCGAGCCGGCCCCCGGTAGGGCGGCAGGCGTATCGGCACCGCTGATGCTCAGCGCTCTCGGACGCTCCGATGTGACAGCTTTCGGCTCCGGCCCGGCCGGGATCTGGACCCGCGTCCTGGCCCCCTGGCTGGGAGCACCCGTGATGTTCGGCCGCGTCGGCGAGTCCGGACCGGCCGGAATGCCGAGCCTGCGTCAGCTCGTCATGGACTACGGTCTGCCCGCGCTGCCGGAGCTGGACTGCCTCTACGGCATCGCCGGAGTGTCCCCCGGCCGCTCGCTCTCTCCCCGGCTGCACAACACTGCGCTGCGCAAGCTGGGGTTGCGCGCGCTCTACCTGCCGTTCCCGACCGACTCGGTGCCCCGCCTGCTGCGGACGACACAGGCGCTCGGGGTGCGGGCAGGTCTGCCGCTGCGCGGACTGACGGTGATCGCCCCGCACAAGGAGGACGCCCTGGCCCTGGCCGACGAGGCGTCCCCGGCCGCACACGAAGCCGGGGCGGCGAACGTGCTGTATACGGCGGACGGCCGCTGGCGGGCCGACACCACGGACATCGCGGGCGTGCTGGGCGCCCTGGCCGCGGCCGGGCTCGACCCGGCCGGGCGCAGCGCGGCCGTCGTGGGCTGCGGGGGCGCCGGCAGGGCCGTCGCCCTGGCGCTGCGTCAGGCCGGTGCCCGGGTGACGCTGGTGAATCGCAGCCCGGACCGTGGCCTGCGGGCGGCCAGGATGACGGGCCTGTCCTTCGTGCCGCTCTCCCGATTCTCCGTGCGGGGGCACTCCCTGCTGGTGCATGCCACTCCGCTGGCCGACCACCCCCCGTTCCCGGTCGCCGCCGCCGACCCGGGGACCGCCGTGCTGGAACTGGTATACGGGGAGAAGCCCACCGAGCTGATGGCCGCGGCCCGCGCCCGCGGGCTGCCCGCCATCGACGGACGGGAGGTGCTGCTCATAGAGGTACACGAGCAGTTCAGGCTGCTGACCGGGTACGAGATGCCCGCGGGCACGGCCCGCACCCTGATCCGGGCCGCCTCGGGGCACGACAGCACGCTCTGCCCCGCCGAACCGATCTGA
- a CDS encoding nitroreductase, protein MTGDDSLQVIMDRHCKRAFLDNAVPHGLLADVLRAAGHAPSNRNTQLWQVTVVTGRSLEALVRRLREAFDRGEPVSPDYRNRPPALDPAAERRARSAGTGVLRAKGVAVADDLARRAHLRDNLGFYGAPVALVCHLPANAVPGTFLELGCFLQNMMLGLVARGLGSCPQFSVARYADILRKELGIPEDRLIACTVSAGYPDEAAPVNRFVPPRARLEEYTQWHT, encoded by the coding sequence ATGACGGGGGATGACTCCCTGCAAGTGATCATGGACCGCCACTGCAAGCGCGCCTTCCTGGACAACGCCGTCCCGCACGGTCTACTGGCCGACGTACTGCGGGCAGCCGGCCATGCACCGTCCAACCGCAACACACAGCTGTGGCAGGTCACGGTTGTGACCGGCCGAAGTCTGGAGGCATTGGTGCGCAGGCTGCGGGAGGCGTTCGACCGGGGCGAGCCCGTGTCGCCGGACTACCGCAACCGCCCGCCCGCGCTCGACCCGGCGGCCGAGCGACGGGCCCGGTCGGCCGGAACGGGCGTGCTGCGCGCCAAGGGCGTCGCCGTCGCGGACGACCTGGCACGGCGTGCCCATCTGCGCGACAACCTCGGCTTCTACGGCGCACCCGTCGCGTTGGTCTGCCACCTGCCGGCCAACGCCGTACCGGGCACCTTCCTGGAGCTGGGCTGCTTTCTGCAGAACATGATGCTGGGCCTGGTCGCCCGGGGCCTCGGCAGCTGCCCGCAGTTCAGCGTCGCGCGCTACGCCGACATCCTGCGCAAGGAGCTCGGGATCCCCGAGGACCGCCTGATCGCCTGCACCGTCTCTGCCGGATATCCGGACGAGGCCGCCCCCGTCAATCGCTTCGTTCCGCCGAGGGCCCGCCTGGAGGAGTACACCCAGTGGCACACATGA